In one window of Eggerthella guodeyinii DNA:
- a CDS encoding response regulator transcription factor: MAKRRASALDIVFCIVLGLFWSWNWIIYQSPTSLVIELGPVALPSRFALLLAFAVTGFALFLMRYLGDGGTRSQRRARRYALAFALGAVILASDLADGSFDGELAGAPFAVQSVAMGAASAFLYAEIGELFGSMGATRLRFISTAAIAALVICVPVQMSLYWIGGNAREGLMVAFLVLAPPVLDRLRRHYGLKESRKVERARIPVKFVLTLLLAGLALGMLQGIFTQITAGEGHSALNPLSSIGFLLAAGAAAVVVFRGRFDFNRLIYHTGIPLLALGFTLVALNGNAFVGFILCVAGYYMTQVVLWVLCVYLATQSRGMVRWLFALMGCMMALGQGVGLISIDTFLYGLDHEASVLMSTSLLLACLFMSTSASPYESWGMVRPAEHAAETDIDTACATLALENLLTARETEILPYLAQGRSRKVIAEKLVLSENTIKTYISNVYSKLGVHTQQELIDLVQEKGREAADAPARL, from the coding sequence ATGGCGAAGCGGCGCGCTTCGGCGCTCGATATCGTGTTCTGCATCGTGTTGGGGCTGTTCTGGTCGTGGAACTGGATCATCTACCAGAGCCCGACGAGCCTCGTCATCGAGCTCGGGCCCGTCGCGCTGCCGTCGCGCTTCGCGCTGCTGCTGGCCTTCGCGGTCACGGGGTTCGCCCTGTTCCTCATGCGCTACCTGGGCGATGGCGGCACACGCTCGCAGCGGCGGGCGCGGCGCTACGCGCTCGCCTTCGCGCTGGGAGCCGTCATCCTGGCGTCCGACCTCGCCGACGGCAGCTTCGACGGCGAGCTCGCGGGCGCGCCCTTCGCCGTGCAGTCGGTCGCCATGGGCGCGGCCAGCGCGTTTCTGTACGCCGAGATCGGCGAGCTGTTCGGGTCGATGGGAGCCACGCGCCTGCGCTTCATCTCCACCGCAGCCATCGCCGCGCTCGTCATCTGCGTGCCCGTGCAGATGTCGCTGTACTGGATCGGCGGCAACGCCCGCGAGGGGCTCATGGTGGCGTTCCTCGTGCTCGCGCCGCCCGTGCTCGACCGGCTGCGCCGCCACTACGGCCTCAAGGAGTCGCGGAAGGTGGAGCGGGCGCGCATCCCCGTGAAGTTCGTGCTGACGCTGCTGCTGGCGGGGCTCGCCCTAGGCATGCTGCAGGGCATCTTCACGCAGATCACCGCCGGCGAGGGGCACAGCGCGCTCAACCCGCTGTCGTCCATCGGCTTCTTGCTGGCGGCGGGCGCGGCGGCCGTCGTGGTGTTCCGGGGCCGGTTCGACTTCAACCGCCTCATCTACCACACGGGCATCCCGCTTCTGGCCCTCGGGTTCACGCTCGTGGCGCTCAACGGCAATGCGTTCGTCGGGTTCATCCTGTGCGTGGCCGGCTACTACATGACGCAGGTGGTGCTTTGGGTGCTGTGCGTGTACCTGGCCACGCAGTCGCGCGGCATGGTGCGGTGGCTGTTCGCGCTCATGGGGTGCATGATGGCGCTCGGCCAGGGGGTGGGACTCATCTCCATCGACACGTTCCTGTACGGGCTCGACCACGAGGCGTCGGTGCTCATGTCCACGTCGCTGCTGCTGGCGTGCCTGTTCATGTCCACGAGCGCGTCGCCCTACGAGAGCTGGGGCATGGTGCGCCCGGCCGAGCACGCCGCCGAGACCGACATCGACACGGCGTGCGCCACCCTCGCGCTGGAGAACCTGCTGACTGCGCGCGAGACCGAGATCCTCCCCTACCTGGCCCAGGGCCGCAGCCGCAAGGTGATCGCCGAGAAGCTGGTGCTGTCCGAGAACACCATCAAGACGTACATCTCGAACGTGTACAGCAAGCTGGGCGTGCACACCCAGCAGGAGCTCATCGACCTCGTGCAGGAGAAGGGGCGCGAGGCGGCCGACGCCCCCGCGCGGCTGTAG
- a CDS encoding TasA family protein — translation METTNNRKLIASAALIVASVALLLGLTFAWFTDTAANRGNKIQAGTLEIELNDGSAAPLISGDGVLWEPGSSQKAAVTVRNVGSLWLKYRFSVSDLSVAEAGNGGDIADVLDVYKVDKAAESVTADDLTADNKIGTLAGLAADEEGTGDAVLAPAGNASDPAYADADAFTLVVKMREEAGNAYQNAGIDFTINVVAAQFAHETDGFGNNDYDAAATYPALVSSEAELRVAAAKGGVVELAADVALTESVTFVEDAALDLQGRTLTVAGGSQPINVASGKTLVIEGDGHIAGGVYANSNGNVVINAGTGFSLASSVDAGWAVCGNANANLTVNGGTYTATEKGAAVIQRTGTGGTLSVSDATVNVGVSSVMQSCGISSGASETVLRNVTVNAGHSTAVKLTSDYSSDTIRGGSFVTDKTAEGLAANPTIRYSGKLDISDASITRVGTGIGYYKTYPPATEVKDLTISNVSFDAAPGAAGVDVGVQ, via the coding sequence ATGGAAACGACCAACAACAGAAAGCTCATCGCCAGCGCGGCGCTCATCGTGGCGTCGGTGGCGCTGCTGCTGGGCCTCACGTTCGCCTGGTTCACCGACACCGCGGCGAACAGGGGCAACAAGATCCAGGCCGGCACGCTGGAAATCGAGCTGAACGACGGCAGCGCCGCGCCGCTTATCAGCGGCGACGGCGTGCTGTGGGAGCCGGGCTCGTCGCAGAAGGCCGCGGTGACGGTGAGGAACGTCGGCAGCCTGTGGCTCAAGTACCGTTTCTCGGTTTCCGACCTCTCGGTTGCGGAAGCGGGCAATGGCGGCGACATCGCCGATGTCCTCGACGTGTACAAGGTCGACAAGGCGGCTGAAAGCGTCACGGCCGACGACCTGACCGCCGACAACAAGATCGGCACCCTGGCCGGCCTTGCCGCCGATGAGGAGGGGACGGGCGACGCCGTCCTCGCGCCTGCGGGGAATGCGAGCGATCCCGCGTACGCCGATGCTGACGCATTCACCCTCGTGGTGAAGATGCGCGAGGAGGCGGGCAACGCCTACCAGAACGCGGGCATCGACTTCACGATCAACGTGGTCGCCGCTCAATTCGCCCACGAGACGGACGGTTTCGGCAACAATGACTACGACGCTGCGGCGACGTACCCCGCGCTGGTGTCGTCGGAAGCGGAGCTCAGGGTAGCTGCAGCGAAGGGCGGCGTCGTGGAGTTGGCCGCCGACGTGGCGTTGACGGAATCGGTGACGTTCGTCGAGGACGCCGCGCTCGACCTGCAGGGCAGGACCTTGACCGTCGCGGGCGGCTCGCAGCCGATCAACGTCGCGTCGGGCAAGACGCTCGTCATCGAGGGCGACGGCCATATCGCAGGCGGCGTCTACGCGAACAGCAACGGCAACGTCGTGATCAACGCCGGGACCGGGTTCTCCCTGGCGTCGAGCGTAGACGCCGGCTGGGCCGTATGCGGAAATGCGAACGCGAACCTCACGGTGAACGGGGGGACGTACACCGCCACCGAAAAGGGCGCAGCGGTCATCCAGCGCACGGGGACGGGCGGCACGCTGAGCGTCTCCGATGCGACGGTGAACGTCGGGGTTTCGTCCGTGATGCAAAGCTGCGGCATCAGCTCGGGCGCGAGCGAAACCGTTCTGCGCAACGTGACGGTGAACGCGGGCCACAGCACAGCCGTGAAGCTCACGAGCGATTACAGCTCCGACACGATACGGGGAGGCTCGTTCGTCACCGACAAGACCGCCGAAGGCCTTGCGGCCAACCCCACCATCCGCTACAGCGGCAAGCTCGATATCTCCGACGCCTCCATCACGCGGGTGGGCACGGGCATCGGGTACTACAAAACATATCCGCCGGCCACCGAGGTCAAGGATCTGACGATCTCGAACGTGAGCTTCGACGCGGCCCCCGGCGCGGCAGGCGTCGACGTCGGCGTGCAGTGA
- a CDS encoding FmdB family zinc ribbon protein, which translates to MEYQTGDKPGAGRYRCEHCGYVVRITSDAEALPACPNCGHHEFKKLEDED; encoded by the coding sequence ATGGAATACCAAACCGGCGACAAGCCCGGCGCAGGCCGCTACCGTTGCGAGCACTGCGGCTACGTCGTGCGCATCACGAGCGACGCCGAGGCGCTGCCCGCCTGCCCCAACTGCGGGCACCACGAGTTCAAGAAGCTCGAGGACGAGGACTAG
- a CDS encoding FAD-binding protein: MGEDLTRRDFLMGAAAMGSIAALGLAGCAPQTTNAGAADKTETAKADAGGEGGGEGGGPGGGSSEPTAFSGLTDDGRVRGYCGPGDWLGAPPTVDDADIVDEKTFDVVVFGGGHAGLMAACGAVDEGATVAVIEMQPWSSYVDEENTSGTNLAGWYGEDIGHVNSQFLIERGFGPYNTGEITAEFCKRAGGRVNPGLLRNYVQSSGPMFDRYKEIYDGYEAERKANDSAVFMKDTQVVIPGVDVPDEGTFDMSNMFEYPLCNTQAAWSGANVEYPIECGGYKTWPCNAQFYGYQGNNIEFVHKYIVKHTQENGAEWFFQHTGTVLVQNDAGDVTGLIAEGPDGYVKFNANKGVVLAAGDFIGDPAMCWALLNEGMEWGERSGATKDDWTQTGFRTGAAHKMGCWAGGMIEPSPRGWMGLGGAASGPWGTAPLLMLNSEGKRFCNEGAIPQLSAVSLRQPHGLCTWVSDANWKDIVGKAPLDHGAPNFGMDDYMDALEADMAKVPVGDAEGYEVVGANLAERKMMKGTVFAANTLEELATILGYEGDAATEFVKSIEHYNELCRSADGDTDFGKDAAYLAPIETPPFYGGKGQLSHSSTPMMVTMSGLVSDESQNVLKTDWTPIKGLYAAGNCLGGRYGFGYSTPFAGNSVGMAMTHGWLAGKTVANL; the protein is encoded by the coding sequence ATGGGAGAAGATCTGACGCGCCGCGATTTCCTGATGGGCGCCGCCGCGATGGGAAGCATCGCCGCGCTCGGCTTGGCGGGGTGCGCGCCCCAGACGACGAACGCGGGCGCCGCCGACAAGACCGAGACGGCCAAGGCGGACGCGGGCGGCGAAGGCGGCGGGGAGGGCGGCGGCCCGGGCGGCGGATCGTCCGAGCCCACGGCGTTCTCGGGCCTCACCGACGACGGCCGCGTGCGCGGCTACTGCGGCCCCGGCGACTGGCTGGGCGCGCCGCCGACGGTCGACGACGCCGACATCGTGGACGAGAAGACGTTCGACGTGGTGGTGTTCGGCGGCGGCCACGCGGGCCTCATGGCCGCGTGCGGCGCGGTCGACGAGGGCGCCACGGTGGCGGTCATCGAGATGCAGCCGTGGTCGAGCTACGTGGACGAGGAGAACACGAGCGGCACGAACCTGGCGGGCTGGTACGGCGAGGACATCGGGCACGTGAACTCGCAGTTCCTCATCGAGCGCGGGTTCGGCCCCTACAACACCGGCGAGATCACGGCCGAGTTCTGCAAGCGCGCGGGCGGGCGCGTGAACCCGGGCCTGCTGCGCAACTACGTGCAGAGCTCCGGCCCCATGTTCGACCGCTACAAGGAGATCTACGACGGCTACGAGGCCGAGCGCAAGGCCAACGACAGCGCCGTGTTCATGAAGGACACCCAGGTGGTCATCCCCGGCGTGGACGTGCCCGACGAGGGCACCTTCGACATGTCGAACATGTTCGAGTACCCGCTGTGCAACACGCAGGCGGCCTGGAGCGGCGCGAACGTGGAGTACCCCATCGAGTGCGGCGGCTACAAGACCTGGCCGTGCAACGCGCAGTTCTACGGCTACCAGGGCAACAACATCGAGTTCGTGCACAAGTACATCGTCAAGCACACGCAGGAGAACGGCGCGGAGTGGTTCTTCCAGCACACGGGCACCGTGCTCGTGCAGAACGACGCGGGCGACGTGACCGGCCTCATCGCCGAGGGCCCCGACGGCTACGTGAAGTTCAACGCGAACAAGGGCGTGGTGCTGGCCGCGGGCGACTTCATCGGCGATCCCGCCATGTGCTGGGCGCTGCTCAACGAGGGCATGGAATGGGGCGAGCGCAGCGGCGCGACGAAGGACGACTGGACGCAGACCGGCTTCCGCACCGGCGCGGCCCACAAGATGGGCTGCTGGGCGGGCGGCATGATCGAGCCCAGCCCGCGCGGCTGGATGGGCCTCGGCGGCGCCGCGAGCGGCCCGTGGGGCACCGCGCCCCTGCTCATGCTCAACTCCGAGGGCAAGCGCTTCTGCAACGAGGGCGCCATCCCGCAGCTCTCGGCGGTGTCGCTGCGCCAGCCGCACGGCCTGTGCACCTGGGTGTCGGACGCGAACTGGAAGGATATCGTGGGCAAGGCCCCGCTCGACCACGGCGCGCCGAACTTCGGCATGGACGACTACATGGACGCGCTCGAGGCCGACATGGCGAAGGTGCCCGTGGGCGACGCCGAAGGCTACGAGGTGGTGGGCGCGAACCTGGCCGAGCGCAAGATGATGAAGGGCACGGTGTTCGCCGCGAACACGCTGGAGGAGCTGGCGACCATCCTGGGCTACGAGGGCGACGCGGCGACGGAGTTCGTCAAGAGCATCGAGCATTACAACGAGCTGTGCCGCAGCGCCGACGGCGACACCGACTTCGGCAAGGACGCCGCCTACCTGGCGCCCATCGAGACCCCGCCCTTCTACGGCGGCAAGGGCCAGCTGTCCCACAGCTCCACGCCCATGATGGTGACGATGTCGGGCCTCGTGTCCGACGAGTCGCAGAACGTGCTGAAGACCGACTGGACGCCCATCAAGGGCCTGTACGCGGCCGGCAACTGCCTGGGCGGCCGCTACGGCTTCGGCTACAGCACGCCGTTCGCGGGCAACTCCGTGGGCATGGCGATGACGCACGGCTGGCTGGCCGGCAAGACGGTGGCGAACCTGTAG
- a CDS encoding signal peptidase I, whose protein sequence is MSARKTFTMLSNIVASVVFALALCFTAVVVATTLASGRGEASLLGWKPYVVLSDSMRPEFQVGDIAVSHAVDPATLGPGDIVTFESVDPDSYGEVFTHKIREITEYEGERAFVTYGTTTGDDDAYPAPFSRVVGQYAFRIPQAGYVFQFFKSPLGYVVLVLAPFSVLIGLQVKRFAGLLAQRRRESARALAQEQARSRALEAELAVLRGRHVAPPAAPRPPLPPDGADARRMRGGGFR, encoded by the coding sequence GTGTCTGCACGCAAAACCTTCACCATGCTGTCAAACATCGTCGCCAGCGTCGTCTTCGCGCTCGCGCTGTGCTTCACGGCGGTCGTCGTGGCGACGACGCTCGCGTCGGGACGGGGAGAGGCCAGCCTGCTGGGGTGGAAGCCCTACGTCGTGCTGTCCGATTCCATGCGGCCCGAGTTCCAGGTGGGCGACATTGCGGTGTCGCATGCGGTCGATCCCGCCACGCTGGGGCCGGGCGATATCGTGACGTTCGAATCCGTCGACCCCGACAGCTACGGCGAGGTGTTCACGCACAAGATCCGCGAGATCACGGAGTACGAGGGCGAGCGGGCGTTCGTCACCTACGGCACCACCACCGGCGACGACGACGCGTATCCCGCGCCGTTCAGCCGGGTGGTGGGGCAGTACGCGTTCCGCATCCCTCAGGCGGGCTACGTGTTCCAGTTCTTCAAGTCGCCGCTGGGCTACGTGGTGCTCGTGCTGGCGCCGTTCTCCGTCCTCATCGGGCTGCAGGTGAAGCGGTTCGCCGGCTTGCTCGCCCAGCGCAGGAGGGAGAGCGCCCGCGCGCTGGCCCAGGAGCAGGCGCGGTCGCGCGCGCTGGAGGCCGAGCTCGCCGTGCTGCGCGGGCGCCACGTCGCTCCGCCCGCCGCGCCCCGCCCGCCGCTGCCGCCCGACGGCGCGGACGCGCGCCGCATGCGGGGAGGGGGTTTCCGATGA
- a CDS encoding helix-turn-helix domain-containing protein, with amino-acid sequence MRVEAADPREHLSPAQMCVMGMIAAHSAEGGGAILSKRQMSMLSGYSDDAIKLAVRELKRKGYLTVESRFAEDGSRLSNRYRIVVPG; translated from the coding sequence ATGAGGGTCGAAGCGGCCGACCCCCGGGAGCACCTGTCGCCCGCGCAGATGTGCGTGATGGGCATGATCGCCGCGCATTCCGCGGAGGGCGGCGGCGCGATCCTGTCGAAGCGCCAGATGAGCATGCTGTCCGGTTACAGCGACGACGCGATCAAGCTGGCCGTTCGGGAGCTGAAGCGCAAGGGCTACCTGACGGTGGAGTCGCGCTTCGCCGAAGATGGCTCGCGCCTTTCGAACCGCTATCGCATCGTGGTGCCCGGTTAG
- a CDS encoding HAD family hydrolase: MTEAVFFDVGSTLIRPCPSVAETLARVAAERGHGCTVRDIEPHMPAMDAYYEAEYLRDGDFWCSHEGSTAIWLDQYRYVCHLAGIGHDAEGVAQTVHEAYRSAGSWELYADVVECLRALKESGYALGVVSNWDAGLEGLLRDLRLLPYFDTVVSSAVVGYRKPNPVIFDLACERMGVRAAACVHVGDRPDADGDGARAAGVRPVIIDRHDAEAGCGYERMAALTDLLELL, translated from the coding sequence ATGACCGAGGCGGTGTTCTTCGACGTGGGCAGCACGCTCATCCGGCCGTGCCCTTCGGTGGCCGAGACGCTCGCGCGCGTGGCGGCCGAGCGCGGCCACGGGTGCACGGTGCGCGACATCGAGCCGCACATGCCGGCCATGGACGCGTACTACGAGGCCGAGTACCTGCGCGACGGCGATTTCTGGTGCTCGCACGAGGGCTCGACGGCCATCTGGCTCGACCAGTACCGCTACGTGTGCCATCTCGCCGGCATCGGCCACGATGCGGAGGGCGTGGCGCAGACCGTGCACGAGGCGTACCGGAGCGCGGGCTCCTGGGAGCTGTACGCCGACGTCGTGGAGTGCCTGAGAGCGCTCAAGGAGAGCGGGTACGCGTTGGGCGTGGTGTCGAACTGGGATGCGGGCTTGGAGGGGCTCCTGCGCGACCTGAGGCTGCTGCCGTACTTCGACACGGTGGTGTCCTCGGCGGTGGTGGGCTATCGCAAGCCGAACCCGGTGATCTTCGATCTCGCCTGCGAGCGGATGGGCGTGCGAGCCGCGGCGTGCGTGCACGTGGGCGACCGGCCCGACGCCGACGGCGACGGGGCCCGCGCGGCAGGCGTCCGGCCCGTGATCATCGACCGCCACGACGCCGAGGCCGGCTGCGGTTACGAGCGCATGGCGGCGCTCACCGATCTCTTGGAGTTGCTCTAA